Genomic segment of Drosophila ananassae strain 14024-0371.13 chromosome 2L, ASM1763931v2, whole genome shotgun sequence:
TTATGTGAGAGATAGATACAGAGAGAGTTAGAGTAAAATGAGTTCATTTTTAAGGCTTGTAGTCTCCAGTCATTAAGtaaaatgaattatatattCAATAACATGAATAATAGGCcaaaatatatcgatatagACGAATAGACGAATTGCATATTCAtaatttggttttattttttttttggggcggGATCACTTTAATCGGTATTTGGTATTCAGTTTGGTTTGGTTGTTGTGTGcgccgtttttttttttatctatgTGTATGATAATATTCCTTAAAATAAATCAGAGATACATATATCTGCtctaaaacaaaaactagGTTAGTTGGTCCCTAACTCTTTCGAGTCTGGTTtggtttttcaaaaatattcaaaacgtTTTGGTATTTGGCGAATTGTTCAGCTACAGGTTTTCAATGTCAACAAATTGGGCACATTTAATAATTGCAATTGGAAAAATCAACCAAAAATTATAgaacaattaattttttgttgtattcaCTAACAGCGATTAACGCTACAGAGGATGAATGAGAGAATCATGACAGAAAAGAAGGTTAAAATGCCATCGACCACTCAAAACTATGCTTTAAATTGGgtttaatttaaagaaaagtttCAGTATTTGGTCGCTTGTTAGGATGTTCAATTTTGTTTGGAGGCGTGTGTTTCGACAATTTTGATTTGGGAGTGACGACATTTTAAAAGcgaaaattgcaaaacaaaaatccaattgaTACTTCGTTTCATAGGCTTCCATGCGCTTTTCAATTCTGCAAGTATCGCCcctaaaaaatgtaattaatttgattggttttttttaattatacaCAATTTTGTTGGCCAATTATGGTAGCCAATTGGTTGGTGGATTGGTTGGTGCTGGGCTGGTGGTTTAGGGTCTAGGTTTTTGGGGGTCTTTTGCTTTGTTTGTGGTTGTTTGCTGTTGGTTTTTGGATCACTTACGTGCATGTTTTGAAAATTCCTCAATTAACTCGTCACGATCTCTATTCTTAGGTATATTGCCGACAAAAAGCCGGTGATTGTTAAATGATATCGTAACACCAATCTTTTTGCCTTTCCGAATTTCAAAATCATTTAGCTGCAATTGTTTAAAAGTTcacacaaaacaaaagaaaattttgATTTGCTATGAAAAATTTGTAGTTCATTGATACTGCGATTTGACTTTGGAttgatttggtttttggttttgggtatttggtttttggtttgtgGTTCAAAGGTGACAGAATATGGGTGTGTTTGGGtggtgtgtgtatgtgtgatAGTAATTCTCATGTGTGGTGGTGTTCTATTATCTAGACTTTTATACCTCTTGTCTTAATGCGTgccaaataaaaatgaatttactCAAAAATAATACATGTTTCAGCTAGTTTATGTTTCAACAAATATCCAGTTGATTTTATGTGGATTATTTGTTGCCACTACCGGTACTAGTACTTACTATGCGGAataattactaaaaaaaaatatatatttataaactgTTGTGTGGCCAGAAAGTCGAACGAAACTCTTCTTACCTTCGCAAAACAATTCAAACAGACTTTCTGGCGGACACacggcgtatacttgatacaACCTGATTTCCTACGGTGTGATTATTATACAACATAATGGAGAAAACAAAGTTTTTCAATGCATAacaattttgtaaaaaatttaaaaaatttcttgtcttttcttttttcataGGCAAAGTTAATGACTGGAGATATTatgtaaataatttaaaaagaaatatttttatgcgACAATTCAAGCTTTTAATGAGTGAGGCAATGAGAGACAAATGGGCGTGTCACTGTATCTATGAGTCGGCGTGATATTGCTTTCGGGTGtctgtatatatgtatgtgggAGTGCTATAGAGGCAACATATGATTTAAAACTGGAGGTGTtttttcgatcgatttttcGGGGATCGCGCATTTGAAAAGAGTGTCTCGACATTCGGTTTGTGGGGAGAACgcttttcattatttttttctgcagTGTTAGAGAGATGGCAATGGCGGATGGTTGGATGGTTTTTGGTGGAGGGTGAAGAATAAGAATGAGTTAATAAAAAACtgagagttaaaaaaaaaaaaaataatacaattaaACGACCCTAAGACCCTTTCTAAGCTAACCTTTCTAAGCTTAGTCCTTGCAATTAGCCAATTATTGTATTCGCcaattggatttttgtttaaagCCGATTATGAAGTTGAAATGCAACTTCCGTGATGGTAATTTAAAATAGATTAATTTTCGTTGTTAATTTACCTGTAAGTTTACCAAATTCCTCTAAAATTTCATCTTTGCCCTTTGACTTGGGAATATTGCCTACGAAAAGGCGCAGATTCGGTAcgcttatatttattttcagacACTTGCCGGGTTTTATTTCGTGATTATCGAGCTATATGGTGGATGGGAAGGTAAAACGATTTTAATACCAATTCaatgttaattaaataaataataaaataataattaatttcttttagaAATCAAATAAGGCGATTAAACAACAGGAAAggttaaataataaagttaGGGGAGTTATTTATTACCAATTTGTCATTCGAGGCGGTCCGCTTTGAATTTTGTTGGTTGTGTTTTGAGGAAATGTTAAaggaagatatattttttattcggtTAGTAATTAGCTTCGTAGGTGGGTAGTATCGTAGTATTCAATACAAAGAAGAGCTCAGATCGGCCCCCCTTGTATCACGGAGTTATAGTAATTTTGGTCATGCTCGTCTAAATAAAACCAGACAGTGAGACTAAACGTACGCTGCTTAGATGGCTACGAAGGTTGATAGCTACATAGCTCGACTTAGGTCTAGAGATAGATTTCaactaaaaagaaaataatacatAGGGTACACAGGAGGAGAGGTGACTAGGGGGGTTGAGATCAGGTGGGTGTGTATCAGGAGGCCAAATCTTTTATAATTCGTAGAGGAGAGAAGAGAACTCTTTTCAAATTTCTTGTCAATGCGCTTGGATAGATTCGACTGCAAAAATTATGATAAAACTTATAATAGACGGGACATGCATTATAGAATTACAGAAAGTTTAGACtaagagagagagggagagacaGCAATAGAGCGAGACAGATAGCGTTGCCTAATTATAATTCATATAATcgtataaatatatactttttcgATCAAGGctgaggcagaggcagagatAAGGGGGAAGAGAACTTAAATAAGCATACGTTAAGGTATAGGttgaaaataaactaaaactgCACAACTTCTCAGGTCGGATGTAAAAAGCGCCGAATCAGATAGCTCTCATTGGTAATTTTTagatttgtaattttttgccGGAATTTATGATTCTTCTCTGCTTGATTTTTAGAGAAAAATGGTTTTTGAATTTGGTTTTGGCCGCATAACTGTTCCTACTTTTTCCAAAGTGTCAAACGAGAGTAAATATGTGGATATAATAcgttaaatatgtatatataggaTATTTATATTGTAATAGTTAGCAATACGTATAAAAACATTAAAGCGGGGTATAGAGAGAGCGAAGAGTTGGGGTAGTTGGGGGTGAGATTCTTCAGGGGCTGGGCGGGAGGTCTTTTCGTGGGTATGTGGGAGGTCGGTATGGTCTGGTATGGTAAGTGTGCGGTTGACTTAAATACCTGTCGCACTGCGTTGACGGCGGCTTCGCGATTTGTGAATGTGACAAATGCATAACCACGATTTGTGCCCGTCATCGGGTCCATCATGAGGCGTAGGTCCCAAATTGTGCCGCAGTTTTCGAATAGCGGAATCAGTTCGTCCTCGTACATATCCTTGGGTATCTTTCCGCAAAACACTTCGCATCCATTGCCCGGCACATTTCCTTCCCAGTCCGGTGGCGGTCCGCCGTATTTGCGTTGACCTAAAAAcggtattatattttattttataataaaataattaaaagacAAAGCCCTTACCTGTCGTCACATCTAATGTGTAGCCGGTGCGCTCTAGGATCTTTTTGATCTTGTCCTCGTCGGGTCCTTTCACTTGAACAGCAGCGGCGGGCGTGGGGACGCCCTGTTGGCTAGCTCGACTCTTCTGGCGGTACGTCTTCATCACGCCACATAGGTAGGCGGACTTGTTAGACACGTGCTCCAGGTTCGATTCGAGAAACTGACCCAACACATTCAAGGCACCATCGACGGGGAACTCCTTGAGCGCGTCCAGGGCGCGCTCATCCAGCTCGGCGTGAGCCAGCTTGCCGGTTTTGTAGATTTCATCCAGTTTTCCGGCGACCTAGGGGAAGGATCCAACATTACGCTTATTGTTTAAAGTATTTAGTTTTCTGAAGACTCACTTTCTTATCCAGACCGtactccagcagcttgggatAGTCCTCTGTACGTTCGCCATCGCCACGGTCATCGGCTTTCTGATTAATGTCATCTAACAGTTCGCCATTACCCTCCGCCATTTCTGCAAATAAACATATCAtccaattaattatattttctttatccAGTAATAGTAGAGTGCTGTCAAATAAGTTTCTGGCGAACCTTGAAAGTTCAACGAACGCCGCAAAATAGCAACAATTTCCTGCCTAGCTAGAAAAATAGGTCGAAATACGAAAGAAATTCGCAACTTACGCATCGTCGCACGCACAGTCCGATGAGAAGAGGGGAGGAGAGGAGAGGAGAGCAGACAACAAAGCTCGTTTGCCAAAAAGTTCATTGACTTCAAACAAAAATGTGCGTTTGGCGATCCAGCAGCAGTGGGAGAGAGCGCCGTCACGCACGCACCGCAAAGTGCGTAAGAGAGAGGATGAGCGAGAGAGCGAAGAGAAAGTCAAGAGAACGGTAATGGCCGAAATGTAAACAATCGAAAAGAGGCGCGATTCGCGAATTGTGCGTGCTGTGGTGCGgcgttgcgtatacgccatgtGTTCGATTGGAACAGAGATAGCGATAACAGTGACGTATGCAGAGTGAGCTGTTGCCATGGCAGCCCCAGAAGAGTCATCCAGGTGTACTAGTTAGTAGAATTCACCTGAAAACTTGCATGCATGCTGCATAAATGATCAtaaatgaatatttatatGCCCAGGCCCATCATGAAAATGCAAAACCGCGGCAGTTGTCAAGTGGGGAATACGAACCCAACACCTCTGTATGGGGCGGAGGAGTCATCCATTTGTCGCCAACTACTATCagcagattctattttgattCGCATGGCTatgtgtgtatgagtgtgtgtgtgtcacgTTCAAACAAAAGTCAAAAGCGAAAcaagctgcagcagcagcagcagcaaacaCAGCAAGAGAAGCGAGCCACAGCCGAGAGCGTTAATTGCGTAACTTTTGCAAAATATCGGCCAGCAAGCTAGCTAGCAAGGGAGCAAGCCCCAGGGAGCGACCGAATTATAAGCAAATTCTAAATATTTCTAGCGTTTTTTGTTTGTCGCTACTTTCGCTCTCGCTCTGACGCTTAGCTTGTCTCACTCGCTCGCTTGTCAGCTTTTTATATCAGCTTGTTCGCAATTAATTCTCCGCTTTTCGCTTTGCTTTCTTTCTTCCACTGACATTGAAATACTTTTCGATTGATATGGGGCGGATGGAGGGTAGAGGAGACAGCGGAACAGAACCACGAATGTGCCTAGAAATGTAGTACTCACTGGCTGGACTGGGGGGGATCGGGATCGTAATCGAGATTGCAGCCCGAGTCTTCGGGATTTTGGACGGAGCCTCGCCCCCAGCACCACCGCCATTGACCAGGACGGCGGCTGCAACACCAGCGGTGTCTGTTGGGTCGGCGACGGTGGCGGCAACAGCGGCGACAGCGGCAGCTGCAGTGTTGGTTGCCGGCTGGACCTTCGCTTCCATCTCACTAGCCCGGTTTGCGCGACACACGGAACAGTTGTTAACAATCaacaattttatattaaatttccCTCGATGACTTGGAATTTCGCTTGCAATCTTGCGTGTTTCAATCGACTTGGAAAATTTGCTGCTCCTGCTTTTGGATATtttctttttgatttttattttgattttttttttttttgagaatatAAATCAATGTTTAAGAGAGACTGGTGTTCCGAAACGTATCGAAAGACGgctaaaaattttcaaactgAACAGAAATAAATTTGTCACGCCGACTACACCTCAACAATGTCAAATCATTCCCAGATGACATTTGACACTCAATCCCCAGGCCTACTTCCCATCGATATCGGGTCAGGGCAGGGGCCCAGGCCAGGGACGAGGCATGGCAATCCTAGGTGGCAATCCTATAGAgtctaaatatttaaactccAAATTTATGGCAACTGCAGTGGTGGCATCAAAAAGCAATGTTCTGGTGAACAACAATAACCGGAACCAGTCGGCCGCCAGTAACAAGAGCAATAACAAACAACTGGCCCCGTTCTGGGGGGCCTACCACACAACCCACATCCCACATCCCATCATATAGACCATGTAGACCGCAGACCCGTAGACAATGCTGGCTGGATGGGCGCGAAAACGCAGCGAGCTGTGAGTGCAAAGTGTTGCCAAGAACCCCGGGGGGCTCCCAGGGGGGAGGCACCCGGGAAAATGTGCAGGAAAAGCGCTTTATCGAGCCACTGCAAGGAAATGAATAATAAACACGGACAATGGCTATAGAGTTAAGGGACAGTGGGACGGGGCAACAACATATCGATAGGATGGGCGCACCACATTcctcatacgcagtgttgccAAGTGTATTTGTGAAGtgagttgctgctgctgctgctctttGCCcgaaaattgaataaaaagtCCGGAAACCGGATAGAGGCTGGCCACATTCCGGTGTCAGAGTCAGGGGCTATGGGCTACTGGCTACTGGCTGGTTATCCAGGTGACTGGCCTAAAAACGATTTCAACTTGCAACACTTTGCCGGATTATGTCCGTGTTtgctcttcttttttttttttataacaacATTTCGGCCATCATTTTTGTTGCATGTTTGTTATGGCAACAACAGGGTTGCTGCTTTGTTTGCCCAGTGGCTGTGGCAACTCTGGCCAATGCACatgcaataaaaaataaaggggaAAACAGAAACGTTTGCATGTTTAAGAAgcatgttttttttgttgccattcCCATTCTGTTTGCTCAGTAGTAGTAGTGAGAGAGCCCCGCTTGGCAACTACCTCAATAAATTTTATGTTGATGCCGGCGATATGcgcaaaaaaaacacaaagacATACACACAGACATGTCCTGGCTGCAGTTGTGTGGGTTAGTTACACCCCCCAGTCAGAAGCCATAAGCCAAAAGGGAAAAAAGCCGGCCTTAGTTGTGAGAACCACCCTTTCCGCTCGATAGCTGGGGTGCTCTGCCGGATTCCGGTTCGGGCCAAGAGATAATGCCTGGTGTAAGGTTAGTAAATCAGCGATATGACAAATCGCCGCAACGAGGACCACTTAATGCGACTCTTTCAACGGGAGACAAGGAAGAATCAAAATTGCTGATAAAGCCAAATAAATCGCTTTGCCACATTTGTTCGTCACTCTCTGAGTCGTCCGTCTGGCAGACAAAGCGTCGCCGCCTGCCGCCTGCCATTGCCAGCCTGAGGGGGGCTTCGAGTTACAATGCTCCTCCTCTCCTGTCCTGACTCAGCACCCCTCTGGCTCGGAAGCCAGACTACAGAAACTACTACAAGGAGGCAGGAGGGCGGCCGGTAGCCATGTCTGGGGTTGTTTGCCGGCCCATCAATTGCAGCTGGGAAGTGTTAAAGTTTCTGGCTTTCTGGCTGGAAGGTGAATTTCAAGAAGCCCTGTCGGCCAGGCTATTTAAATGCTATTGCCATGGACAACGGCGACAACAATGACTCCGGTACTCGCTTAAGGGTTATACTCTCCTTACTCCTTACACAATACTGAGCGTTATTGATTTTCAAAgtctccaccaccaccaccggcCTCAGGCCACCCAGATGAGCCATCTATTTGGTCGGCCAGTTAAGCCGATTTAAGGCACAAAAATAACTCCATGCTGGGCCAGGGAAGAAACTGCAGACACTGCAGCCCCGCCGACCACACTCCGGACTCGAACCAATCCATGCCAAACCTGGAGGGCTCCAGCGGAAGTGTGGCAAATGCCTTCTTGTAATTTATAGTCGGAGAGAGGTGGCACGCCGGGGCAGGGCGGTAGGAGTAGGACAGGGCATTAGGAGGCCAGTTGGCCGCATAAGTTGTTGAATTTATGgcattgcgacaacgaacaaATTCCCAGCAAAGTGCAGGCCAACCAAGCAAATTAGATGGAAGCGCCTGAGAGGCGGCAGACAACGGTGGAGATTGCATATCCTCCCCCTTGTTCTCCCGGGGAATGAAATCCAACGTAATTTATGAAGGACCCAAGGATGGCaagtttaatgaaatatttgaatGAGGTCTATGATATGGCGTTCTGTCTTTAAAACcttttcatttaaatgatAAGCTAGGAATTGAAAGCATTTTCTCTTCTAGGAACTGTCCCTATCTGTCTCTACTCCCAGTTGCTCCCGATGGGTGTTGTCCCGGTGCCAAAATCACAGATAACATGGCCATAAGTTGCAAGTCGGTTGCAAGTTTATTTGAGTAAACAGTAACGGGTTCGTTAAAGTTCAGTGGGGTTCTGTTGCCAAGAAACCAATCAGACGCCGGCCCCCAACGCCCCACCACGCCCCACatccccaaaaaaaagaaagccaCGTCACCGGAGGGGGTCGTCCGCAGACTCTGGACTGGGACTGGCGCTGGAGGCATGAAAAAATTCCGCCACCGGCCGTGGCCGGGATGGAGagatattttcaatatttgatGCTCACATTCTGTGGCCACAAAAGTGCAGGGTGGCCGCCACCGGTACACTGTGGCATCAACAAATGAAATGGCGCCCGAGTCATGAAAATTCCCTGACCCCCAAAAAGCAAACCCCAACCGGGCAGGTCAGTCACGTGTTGGCCGGGTCGGGCCAgcctgggctgggctgggccaGATCCTAGAGCTCCTCGAAATTCACTGCAATGCGGCAACGAAAACAAGAGCCGGACGGACAGTTGTACGGACTCGTGCCACCACACAGTGTTTGAAGTATTGTGTCTATCCGTGTATTTGCGCTGTGCAACTGCCAAAAATAAGGagcgagaaaaaaaaaaacgccaaCAACGAACTTCGTGTGCCTGCAACAGTACACAGAGCCGCAGGCTTATAGGAGGGGCAAGAAGCAAAAGGGGGGCtatggaaatggaaaagacACGCGACAAGCGCAAAATGAAAATTACACAAAAGTTTTGccagaaaagaagaaaatggCGTGCTTTTTTATGGCTGCCAAAGATGCCCCCAGGAGTCGATGCCGGAGCAGGAGTTGTAGAAAGTGGAAAGCCAACTACAGtagttttatgaaaaaaaaagaaactcgAAACTCCAGATACtgtgtattattttaaattaagaaaaatgaTAAGTAAAAGTAAAGATACCCATAAACCTtagcttaaattttaataaatatcctTTTCCAGGGTATCCAGTCTATGATAGCCTTTATAATTCGTAAAAAATGGCAGCAAAAGGATGGGGAGGCAGCACATGCCACACGAGCCGCCGGAAACTGAAATGCGCTTTTGTGTGCACTACCCAACGACCCCATGGAGCCCAGCCCAGTCCAACCCATCCCAACTAAAGCCGGGGCACAATCCAATCCGACACAAAACCCCAGTCCAATCCGAGCAGAACAACAGCTAAGCCGAGGGAGGGTCTGGTCGGGTCGGATGGAGTTGGGTTGGGTTGGGAGGTAAGGTTTTGGATTCCGTCGTTTGGTCCCCCATAGTTCGGCGAATTAGAAAAGTGCCGGCTGCAGGCGCCGCTCAATTGCATCGCATGTGGGGAGCAGTAACGGTAAAGGACTCTTGTGTTGAGCGGGTATCTTGTATTTTTATTCCagcatattttattatttgcgAAATTAGGCTGCTCGAAGTGGCTCCCTGTTATGGTGGTAGGGAGTGGTTGGGTAGTAGATGAATAGAATGGTGGCGCATATCCTGGCGGATGTCTCCGCCTGGCACTGCCACCCGCCGGTTGCCCGCCGCTTGCAACGGGATGTTGCATAAATTTTGTGCAGCACTGGGAAATGAACGTGGCACGGTCTGGTTAACATATTTGAACAGGCTGAGCTGAATAAATAATAGTATGAGAGTTGAAGTGCCTCTGATGGAAAATTGGAATAAATATACCAAGATCGTACAGTTCTTTCCTGCTAGGTCGTGGCAAGTCTGATGAAAGAGAATGGATAATTAGAAACATCGGATTCCAGGCCCAGATGACAAGTAGACAGTGTAATCCCAGCAGTGccttattaataaattttcaatttgaataattaatgAGGAAGATGCAGCAGCAACTTTCCACAAACAAACAACTCCAGAGGCGgtggagggggagggggagggaAAACTGCAGAGAGAAATTACTTAACACGGCTCCCAAGTCGAATGCAAAAGCCAAAACGTGTTTGCCGGCAACCCCTCGTGGAATCACTCTCCGCCCCCGAATTTTTCCCCCCTATTCCCCATTTCGCCGCCGGCCATGTTCTGAAAGAGAGCCCCAGTCATGCATCATGCAACATCGGAGCGAAATGAGAGTCGCTTTTGGGGGCAGAATGGGCCGCGATGGCGGCGGAAAGCAGAGAAAACATGGCGAAGCGCCAAATTATGCGCACATGGGTGGAGTGCATGGGGGATCGCTGTTGGAGTGCAATGCAGGGT
This window contains:
- the LOC6499487 gene encoding heterogeneous nuclear ribonucleoprotein R isoform X23 — translated: MEAKVQPATNTAAAAVAAVAATVADPTDTAGVAAAVLVNGGGAGGEAPSKIPKTRAAISITIPIPPSPAKMAEGNGELLDDINQKADDRGDGERTEDYPKLLEYGLDKKVAGKLDEIYKTGKLAHAELDERALDALKEFPVDGALNVLGQFLESNLEHVSNKSAYLCGVMKTYRQKSRASQQGVPTPAAAVQVKGPDEDKIKKILERTGYTLDVTTGQRKYGGPPPDWEGNVPGNGCEVFCGKIPKDMYEDELIPLFENCGTIWDLRLMMDPMTGTNRGYAFVTFTNREAAVNAVRQLNDFEIRKGKKIGVTISFNNHRLFVGNIPKNRDRDELIEEFSKHAPGLYEVIIYSSPDDKKKNRGFCFLEYESHKAASLAKRRLGTGRIKVWGCDIIVDWADPQEEPDEQTMSKVKVLYVRNLTQDVSEDKLKEHFEQYGKVERVKKIKDYAFIHFEDRDSAVEAMRGLNGKEIGASNIEVSLAKPPSDKKKKEEILRARERRMMQMMQARPGIVGNLSPTHPSMMSLTPMRLQGARMPLRTPIPREYVVGKRKFDGGHQNPADVKRRYPSGLIGNGGSWGSLPLPQQPLGTNGEQWYMDTFSAWS
- the LOC6499487 gene encoding heterogeneous nuclear ribonucleoprotein R isoform X20, with the protein product MEAKVQPATNTAAAAVAAVAATVADPTDTAGVAAAVLVNGGGAGGEAPSKIPKTRAAISITIPIPPSPAKMAEGNGELLDDINQKADDRGDGERTEDYPKLLEYGLDKKVAGKLDEIYKTGKLAHAELDERALDALKEFPVDGALNVLGQFLESNLEHVSNKSAYLCGVMKTYRQKSRASQQGVPTPAAAVQVKGPDEDKIKKILERTGYTLDVTTGQRKYGGPPPDWEGNVPGNGCEVFCGKIPKDMYEDELIPLFENCGTIWDLRLMMDPMTGTNRGYAFVTFTNREAAVNAVRQLDNHEIKPGKCLKINISVPNLRLFVGNIPKSKGKDEILEEFGKLTAGLYEVIIYSSPDDKKKNRGFCFLEYESHKAASLAKRRLGTGRIKVWGCDIIVDWADPQEEPDEQTMSKVKVLYVRNLTQDVSEDKLKEHFEQYGKVERVKKIKDYAFIHFEDRDSAVEAMRGLNGKEIGASNIEVSLAKPPSDKKKKEEILRARERRMMQMMQARPGIVGFETLSPYRNLSPTHPSMMSLTPMRLQGARMPLRTPIPREYVVGKRKFDGGHQNPADVKRRYPSGLIGNGGSWGSLPLPQQPLGTNGEQWYMDTFSAWS
- the LOC6499487 gene encoding heterogeneous nuclear ribonucleoprotein R isoform X24 yields the protein MEAKVQPATNTAAAAVAAVAATVADPTDTAGVAAAVLVNGGGAGGEAPSKIPKTRAAISITIPIPPSPAKMAEGNGELLDDINQKADDRGDGERTEDYPKLLEYGLDKKVAGKLDEIYKTGKLAHAELDERALDALKEFPVDGALNVLGQFLESNLEHVSNKSAYLCGVMKTYRQKSRASQQGVPTPAAAVQVKGPDEDKIKKILERTGYTLDVTTGQRKYGGPPPDWEGNVPGNGCEVFCGKIPKDMYEDELIPLFENCGTIWDLRLMMDPMTGTNRGYAFVTFTNREAAVNAVRQLDNHEIKPGKCLKINISVPNLRLFVGNIPKSKGKDEILEEFGKLTAGLYEVIIYSSPDDKKKNRGFCFLEYESHKAASLAKRRLGTGRIKVWGCDIIVDWADPQEEPDEQTMSKVKVLYVRNLTQDVSEDKLKEHFEQYGKVERVKKIKDYAFIHFEDRDSAVEAMRGLNGKEIGASNIEVSLAKPPSDKKKKEEILRARERRMMQMMQARPGIVGNLSPTHPSMMSLTPMRLQGARMPLRTPIPREYVGKRKFDGGHQNPADVKRRYPSGLIGNGGSWGSLPLPQQPLGTNGEQWYMDTFSAWS
- the LOC6499487 gene encoding heterogeneous nuclear ribonucleoprotein R isoform X22; this encodes MEAKVQPATNTAAAAVAAVAATVADPTDTAGVAAAVLVNGGGAGGEAPSKIPKTRAAISITIPIPPSPAKMAEGNGELLDDINQKADDRGDGERTEDYPKLLEYGLDKKVAGKLDEIYKTGKLAHAELDERALDALKEFPVDGALNVLGQFLESNLEHVSNKSAYLCGVMKTYRQKSRASQQGVPTPAAAVQVKGPDEDKIKKILERTGYTLDVTTGQRKYGGPPPDWEGNVPGNGCEVFCGKIPKDMYEDELIPLFENCGTIWDLRLMMDPMTGTNRGYAFVTFTNREAAVNAVRQLDNHEIKPGKCLKINISVPNLRLFVGNIPKSKGKDEILEEFGKLTAGLYEVIIYSSPDDKKKNRGFCFLEYESHKAASLAKRRLGTGRIKVWGCDIIVDWADPQEEPDEQTMSKVKVLYVRNLTQDVSEDKLKEHFEQYGKVERVKKIKDYAFIHFEDRDSAVEAMRGLNGKEIGASNIEVSLAKPPSDKKKKEEILRARERRMMQMMQARPGIVGNLSPTHPSMMSLTPMRLQGARMPLRTPIPREYVVGKRKFDGGHQNPADVKRRYPSGLIGNGGSWGSLPLPQQPLGTNGEQWYMDTFSAWS
- the LOC6499487 gene encoding heterogeneous nuclear ribonucleoprotein Q isoform X18, which produces MEAKVQPATNTAAAAVAAVAATVADPTDTAGVAAAVLVNGGGAGGEAPSKIPKTRAAISITIPIPPSPAKMAEGNGELLDDINQKADDRGDGERTEDYPKLLEYGLDKKVAGKLDEIYKTGKLAHAELDERALDALKEFPVDGALNVLGQFLESNLEHVSNKSAYLCGVMKTYRQKSRASQQGVPTPAAAVQVKGPDEDKIKKILERTGYTLDVTTGQRKYGGPPPDWEGNVPGNGCEVFCGKIPKDMYEDELIPLFENCGTIWDLRLMMDPMTGTNRGYAFVTFTNREAAVNAVRQLDNHEIKPGKCLKINISVPNLRLFVGNIPKSKGKDEILEEFGKLTAGLYEVIIYSSPDDKKKNRGFCFLEYESHKAASLAKRRLGTGRIKVWGCDIIVDWADPQEEPDEQTMSKVKVLYVRNLTQDVSEDKLKEHFEQYGKVERVKKIKDYAFIHFEDRDSAVEAMRGLNGKEIGASNIEVSLAKPPSDKKKKEEILRARERRMMQMMQARPGIVGFETLSPYRNLSPTHPSMMSLTPMRLQGARMPLRTPIPREYGSWSWAWNHSAAWQSRWPAWQHQSSGGPNSASGGGSGGGGGTGGGGNSAGGHRSGGAGSNRGGPWGGANASQRSWHPARQAATKFTSSR
- the LOC6499487 gene encoding heterogeneous nuclear ribonucleoprotein R isoform X25 encodes the protein MEAKVQPATNTAAAAVAAVAATVADPTDTAGVAAAVLVNGGGAGGEAPSKIPKTRAAISITIPIPPSPAKMAEGNGELLDDINQKADDRGDGERTEDYPKLLEYGLDKKVAGKLDEIYKTGKLAHAELDERALDALKEFPVDGALNVLGQFLESNLEHVSNKSAYLCGVMKTYRQKSRASQQGVPTPAAAVQVKGPDEDKIKKILERTGYTLDVTTGQRKYGGPPPDWEGNVPGNGCEVFCGKIPKDMYEDELIPLFENCGTIWDLRLMMDPMTGTNRGYAFVTFTNREAAVNAVRQLDNHEIKPGKCLKINISVPNLRLFVGNIPKSKGKDEILEEFGKLTAGLYEVIIYSSPDDKKKNRGFCFLEYESHKAASLAKRRLGTGRIKVWGCDIIVDWADPQEEPDEQTMSKVKVLYVRNLTQDVSEDKLKEHFEQYGKVERVKKIKDYAFIHFEDRDSAVEAMRGLNGKEIGASNIEVSLAKPPSDKKKKEEILRARERRMMQMMQARPGIVGFETLSPYRNLSPTHPSMMSLTPMRLQGARMPLRTPIPREYANVKHPVYCLMLYHRSR
- the LOC6499487 gene encoding heterogeneous nuclear ribonucleoprotein Q isoform X19, with translation MEAKVQPATNTAAAAVAAVAATVADPTDTAGVAAAVLVNGGGAGGEAPSKIPKTRAAISITIPIPPSPAKMAEGNGELLDDINQKADDRGDGERTEDYPKLLEYGLDKKVAGKLDEIYKTGKLAHAELDERALDALKEFPVDGALNVLGQFLESNLEHVSNKSAYLCGVMKTYRQKSRASQQGVPTPAAAVQVKGPDEDKIKKILERTGYTLDVTTGQRKYGGPPPDWEGNVPGNGCEVFCGKIPKDMYEDELIPLFENCGTIWDLRLMMDPMTGTNRGYAFVTFTNREAAVNAVRQLDNHEIKPGKCLKINISVPNLRLFVGNIPKSKGKDEILEEFGKLTAGLYEVIIYSSPDDKKKNRGFCFLEYESHKAASLAKRRLGTGRIKVWGCDIIVDWADPQEEPDEQTMSKVKVLYVRNLTQDVSEDKLKEHFEQYGKVERVKKIKDYAFIHFEDRDSAVEAMRGLNGKEIGASNIEVSLAKPPSDKKKKEEILRARERRMMQMMQARPGIVGFETLSPYRNLSPTHPSMMSLTPMRLQGARMPLRTPIPREYGSWSWAWNHSAAWQSRWPAWQHQSSGGPNSASGGGSGGGGGTGGGGNSAGGHRSGGAGSNRGGPWGGANASQRSWHPARQAATKFTSR